The Salvelinus alpinus chromosome 21, SLU_Salpinus.1, whole genome shotgun sequence genome has a segment encoding these proteins:
- the LOC139548373 gene encoding ras-related protein Rap-2b-like, with protein sequence MREYKVVVLGSGGVGKSALTVQFVTGSFIEKYDPTIEDFYRKEIEVDSSPSVLEILDTAGTEQFASMRDLYIKNGQGFILVYSLVNQQSFQDIKPMRDQIIRVKRNERVPMILVGNKVDLEGEREVSSGEGKALADEWNCPFMETSAKNKGSVDELFAEIVRQMNYASAPGGDDQCCASCVII encoded by the coding sequence ATGAGAGAATACAAAGTAGTGGTGCTCGGATCCGGCGGAGTTGGCAAATCCGCATTGACTGTGCAGTTCGTAACTGGATCCTTTATAGAGAAATATGATCCCACGATAGAGGATTTCTACCGAAAGGAGATCGAGGTGGACTCATCTCCTTCCGTTCTGGAGATTCTGGACACAGCGGGGACCGAGCAGTTTGCCTCCATGCGAGACCTGTACATCAAAAACGGGCAGGGCTTCATCCTAGTCTACAGCTTGGTCAACCAACAAAGCTTCCAAGACATCAAACCAATGAGGGATCAGATCATCCGAGTGAAACGGAACGAGAGGGTGCCGATGATTCTGGTCGGGAATAAAGTGGACCTGGAGGGCGAGAGGGAGGTCTCTTCCGGGGAGGGGAAAGCGCTGGCGGATGAGTGGAATTGCCCGTTTATGGAAACTTCAGCCAAAAATAAAGGCTCAGTGGACGAACTGTTTGCAGAGATTGTCAGACAGATGAACTATGCTTCAGCACCAGGTGGAGACGACCAGTGCTGCGCGTCCTGTGTTATTATTTAA